One Amaranthus tricolor cultivar Red isolate AtriRed21 chromosome 1, ASM2621246v1, whole genome shotgun sequence DNA window includes the following coding sequences:
- the LOC130815395 gene encoding 60S ribosomal protein L2, mitochondrial-like, translating to MKWNSVTKPFKKLLVSHGGSTAGRNSAGRITIFHRGGGAKRLQRKIDLKRSTSSMGVVERIEYDPNRSSRLALVRWIEGVRPSNQRDCDKGFIPPQKVAELITTEVAGQFSLACLASGLMGGNVCDKEGKINSVKDVFVSAFGSERANREMLTNIPRAAVAGAKPSVFARKIRDQVSEAKEFSPSDLQWWRKDSSIWDHKLKRKAAVPWSSFVHEEPVGLAKVAQNDKSAGKSPRNSMRMVDRAPLTYILASDKLEEGKMVMNYDWSKRPNRS from the exons ATGAAGTGGAACAGTGTAACGAAGCCCTTTAAGAAGCTATTGGTATCCCATGGAGGATCTACAGCTG GGCGTAATTCTGCGGGGCGTATTACTATCTTTCATCGAGGGGGTGGTGCGAAGCGTCTACAACGAAAAATTGATTTAAAGAGAAGCACTTCTTCTATGGGTGTGGTAGAGCGAATAGAATATGACCCTAATCGGTCCTCTAGGCTTGCTCTAGTTCGATGGATTGAGGGGGTGCGTCCAAGTAATCAAAGGGATTGTGATAAAGGGTTTATTCCACCACAAAAAGTTGCTGAACTTATCACAACCGAGGTTGCTGGTCAGTTCTCGTTAGCTTGTCTGGCTTCAGGACTGATGGGGGGTAATGTGTGCGATAAGGAGGGAAAAATTAATAGTGTGAAGGATGTATTTGTTTCTGCTTTTGGTTCTGAGCGTGCCAACAGAGAGATGTTAACTAATATCCCACGAGCAGCTGTAGCTGGAGCAAAGCCATCTGTCTTTGCTCGAAAGATTAGGGATCAAGTTAGTGAAGCGAAGGAATTTTCTCCCTCTGATCTCCAATGGTGGAGGAAAGACAGTAGTATTTGGGATCATAAGCTCAAGCGTAAAGCAGCTGTACCATGGTCAAGTTTTGTCCATGAAGAGCCCGTTGGGCTTGCTAAAGTAGCTCAGAATGACAAGTCAGCAGGGAAATCACCAAGGAATTCTATGCGCATGGTTGATCGTGCTCCACTGACTTACATATTAGCAAGCGACAAGTTGGAAGAAGGGAAGATGGTGATGAACTATGATTGGTCCAAACGTCCTAACCGCAGTTGA
- the LOC130815398 gene encoding uncharacterized protein LOC130815398 isoform X2 has protein sequence MKRQSYEEFCKQHRNAQGLWNVPFPFYDQLSVIFGADQATGVQSKTFVEAVDNQEKETIELEKGGSDEDDEFDDNESVNQSKQSTPSEPSSKKAKKEKAPNEQGRKRKKPKVVDLTSSFNNMSSSFSNHMNEMNKHMSTIASAFSTTQLHEQAIMAREKVEENQKKNLVSELLRIEGLTRFEVMEASKRLASNPSELSLFYQCPDDEWKKEFIINLIHPNLGK, from the exons ATGAAAAGACAATCttatgaagaattttgtaag CAACACAGAAATGCTCAAGGATTATGGAATGTTCCTTTTCCATTTTATGATCAACTGTCAGTTATCTTTGGTGCCGATCAAGCTACTGGAGTGCAATCTAAGACTTTTGTCGAAGCTGTTGACAATCAAGAGAAAGAGACCATTGAACTAGAAAAGGGTGGtagtgatgaagatgatgaatttgatgataatGAGTCCGTCAACCAATCAAAACAATCAACTCCAAGTGAACCTTCTTCAAAGAAAGCCAAAAAAGAAAAGGCtccaaatgaacaaggaaggaaaaggaagaagcCGAAGGTTGTGGACTTAACTTCTTCTTTTAACAATATGTCTTCTAGCTTTTCAAATCATATGAATGAGATGAACAAGCACATGTCTACCATTGCAAGTGCCTTCTCTACTACACAACTACATGAGCAAGCTATCATGGCTCGTGAAAAAGTtgaggaaaatcaaaaaaaaaatttggttagTGAATTGCTTCGCATAGAAGGATTGACAAGATTTGAAGTAATGGAAGCTTCCAAGAGGTTGGCCTCCAATCCAAGTGAACTCTCACTCTTTTACCAATGCCCGGATGATGAGTGGAAGAAAGAGTTTATAATCAACCTCATTCATCCTAACTTGGGCAAGTGA
- the LOC130815398 gene encoding protein ALP1-like isoform X1: protein MSSCRLKTTYSLAKKPTPITEDCEVDRWKCFKNCLGALDDTHISVHVPSEDRARYRTRKGSIAMNVLGVCNPNLEFIYVQPGWEGSAHDGRVLRDAITRPNGLKVPQGSYYLVDAGYTNCEGFLAPYRGHRYHLKEWGDRQPISAEEYFNMKHSKARNVIERCFGLLKGRWGILRTPSFFPIRTHGRIVQACVLLHNLIRKHMPTDYTMYWDSDSEEGESDDEGLDDKVELITQIATTDAWTTYRNNLAQNMFNNWRLRHSSQT, encoded by the exons ATGTCTTCTTGCCGTCTTAAAACTACATACTCACTTGCTAAAAAGCCGACACCTATAACAGAAGATTGTGAAGTGGATAGATGGAAATGTTTTAAG aattgtTTAGGAGCCTTAGATGACACTCATATTAGTGTTCATGTGCCAAGTGAGGATAGAGCAAGATATCGGACAAGGAAAGGTTCTATTGCTATGAATGTGTTAGGTGTATGTAACCCTAATTTGGAGTTCATATATGTTCAACCTGGTTGGGAAGGATCCGCTCATGATGGTCGTGTCCTTCGAGATGCTATTACTAGGCCTAATGGTTTAAAAGTGCCACAAG GTTCCTACTATTTGGTAGATGCAGGATACACGAATTGTGAAGGGTTTTTAGCACCATATAGAGGTCATCGATATCACCTTAAAGAGTGGGGGGACCGACAACCAATTAGTGCGGAAGAGTACTTCAACATGAAACATTCTAAGGCAAGGAATGTTATTGAGAGATGTTTTGGACTATTAAAAGGAAGGTGGGGTATTCTTAGGACCCCATCCTTCTTTCCAATACGTACTCATGGGCGTATAGTTCAAGCATGTGTACTATTACACAATCTTATTCGAAAACATATGCCAACAGATTACACAATGTATTGGGATTCCGATAGTGAAGAAggtgaaagtgatgatgagggcCTAGATGATAAAGTTGAGTTGATTACTCAAATAGCTACTACGGATGCTTGGACTACTTATCGGAATAACTTAGCACAAAATATGTTTAATAATTGGAGACTTAGGCATAGTAGCCAAACATAA
- the LOC130811322 gene encoding 15-cis-zeta-carotene isomerase, chloroplastic-like, producing MASSILLSLPFLSPPFQKPKPPNFKPSLSLSQKSISRQFIHSISLTTSIKCTPKIPLLQQWKLLAGTSFGDSDDEETDAFLVGEDSAVFELSSQKLISWVYFAVILGVVLFALNFLWIDNATGFGKYFIDAVESVFQSPEIIHDSKLVNVRLLFFSDYQFNALNYSSSCHHVYLIAPLINLIQWEFNEEKKKEKLDISLLDSGNKAFLSCQRSTLKKLLHETRQMEQIFGVEGVLAYKESSSGMPSVAMLCSFCNLNVFLSTTIHLDVVQSCGQAIWCLAHTIWIGNSVAVAASIGLIGHHLFGVWNGDRQLALRYGDALRL from the exons atggCGTCCTCAATTTTACTCTCACTCccatttctctctcctccattcCAAAAGCCTAAACCCCCAAATTTCAAACCCTCACTTTCCCTCTCCCAAAAATCAATTTCCCGGCAATTTATCCACTCAATTTCACTCACTACCTCAATCAAATGCACTCCAAAAATTCCGCTGCTCCAACAATGGAAATTACTCGCCGGAACTTCCTTCGGAGACTCCGATGACGAAGAAACCGACGCTTTTCTTGTCGGTGAAGATTCCGCGGTTTTCGAATTAAGTAGTCAGAAACTAATTTCTTGGGTTTACTTCGCTGTGATTTTAGGAGTTGTGTTATTCGCGCTTAATTTTCTCTGGATTGATAATGCGACTGGATTTGGCAAGTATTTTATTGATGCCGTTGAGAGTGTTTTTCAAAGCCCTGAG ATTATTCATGACTCAAAATTGGTCAATGTTCGTCTATTGTTCTT CTCAGATTATCAATTTAATGCGTTGAATTATTCATCATCATGTCATCATGTGTATTTGATTG CTCCTCTTATCAATTTGATACAATGG GAATTTAAtgaggagaaaaagaaagaaaagcttGATATATCTTTGTTGGATTCTGGTAATAAGGCATTTTTGAGTTGTCAAAGATCAACATTAAAG AAGCTCTTACATGAAACGAGACAAATGGAGCAGATATTTGGGGTGGAAGGAGTATTAGCCTACAAG GAGTCATCAAGTGGCATGCCTTCAGTTGCTATGCTTTGTTCTTTCTGTAATCTTAATGTATTTTTGAGTACCACAATCCACCTCGATGTAGTCCAGTCTTGTGGTCAG GCGATCTGGTGTTTAGCTCACACAATTTGGATTGGAAACTCTGTAGCAGTCGCTGCCTCCATCGGCTTGATCGGACATCACTTATTTGGTGTTTGGAACGGGGATAGACAGTTGGCTTTACGATATGGGGATGCTTTGAGACTGTGA